Proteins encoded by one window of Musa acuminata AAA Group cultivar baxijiao chromosome BXJ2-9, Cavendish_Baxijiao_AAA, whole genome shotgun sequence:
- the LOC135622699 gene encoding MACPF domain-containing protein At4g24290-like: MGAEGTVEERALRSLGLGFDLTSDFRLRFAKGYPGRRLVVLNEERTWDIALPGGPTIRGASRDVGFDKGDRTRFRSDVLEFNQMSILLNQKSSVQGKVPSGYFNALFDLSGAWLEDTKSTKCLAFDGYFISLYNLHLRSSPLVLREEVKKAVPSKWDPASLCRFIRTFGTHIIVEIAIGGQDVVCVRQSHCSTISSAELKKHLEDLGDFIFSDGRNLSPLHSKDGEGKKKVPEVFLQILQSNYLQLPSYSESSSKEGLSVICSKRGGNVCTSNHSEWLQTVQSSPDAILFKFIPITSLLTGIQGSGYLSHAINLYLRYKPDPEDLQYFLEFQVPYQWAPRYSDYALGPQIKKASNPSLQFRFLGPKLQINTDQVSSDRKPVVGLRLYLEGRKCNRLAIHVQHLSSLPRILRASASEMCVWQGSEDSDPAFIEPIRCRQYSAVCTSTVKHDPEWLHRVSDGVFVVAGAQLVTKGKWAKTVLHLRLLFAHVPNCTILKTEWTRAPATSPKRGFLTNMSTAFTQRDALPTTTTESAELNSGVCPDGPPVPVQSRKLLKFVDMAEVVRGAHNAPGHWLVTAAKLVKKEGKIGLQVKFSLLNYVSGTETMCS; this comes from the exons atgggggccGAGGGGACGGTGGAGGAGCGAGCGCTGAGGTCGCTGGGGCTCGGCTTCGACCTCACCAGCGACTTCCGTCTCCGCTTCGCCAAGGGCTACCCCGGCCGCAGGTTGGTGGTGCTCAACGAGGAACGCACGTGGGACATCGCCCTCCCCGGCGGCCCCACCATCCGGGGCGCCTCCAGGGACGTCGGCTTCGACAAGGGCGACCGCACTCGGTTCCGCTCCGACGTGCTCGAGTTCAACCAG ATGTCTATATTACTCAATCAGAAATCTTCAGTCCAAGGAAAAGTTCCTTCAGGATATTTTAATGCGCTTTTCGATCTAAGTGGGGCATGGTTGGAAGATACCAAGAGCACAAAATGTCTTGCTTTTGATGGATACTTCATTTCCTTGTACAATCTGCACCTAAGATCTTCTCCTCTAGTCCTTCGAGAAGAAGTAAAAAAAGCAGTTCCATCGAAGTGGGATCCTGCATCTTTGTGCCG GTTCATAAGGACCTTTGGGACACACATAATAGTGGAAATCGCGATAGGAGGTCAGGATGTAGTTTGCGTAAGGCAAAGTCATTGTTCAACAATTTCATCTGCTGAGCTCAAGAAACATCTCGAGGACCTTGGAGACTTTATATTTTCTGATGGAAGAAACCTCTCTCCTCTGCATTCGAAGGatggagaagggaagaaaaag GTGCCTGAAGTCTtcttgcaaatcttgcaatcaaACTACCTGCAACTGCCGAGCTATTCAGAGTCTTCAAGCAAGGAA GGCCTCTCAGTTATTTGCTCAAAAAGAGGAGGCAATGTGTGTACTTCGAATCACTCGGAATGGCTACAAACAGTACAGAGTAGTCCTGATGCCATATTGTTTAAGTTTATTCCTATTACCTCTCTTCTAACTGGAATCCAAGGCAGTGGATACCTCAGCCATGCTATCAATCTGTATCTCCGCT ACAAACCTGATCCTGAGGATTTGCAGTATTTTCTGGAATTCCAAGTCCCGTACCAGTGGGCGCCGCGATACAGTGATTATGCTCTTGGACCTCAAATAAAAAAAGCATCCAATCCTTCTCTGCAGTTTAGATTTTTGGGCCCCAAACTTCAAATTAACACTGATCAG GTATCGAGTGATCGAAAGCCGGTGGTGGGTCTGCGGCTATATTTGGAGGGCCGGAAGTGCAACCGGCTAGCCATCCATGTGCAACACCTCTCTAGTCTCCCCAGAATCCTCAGGGCCTCAGCCTCGGAGATGTGCGTCTGGCAGGGATCAGAGGATTCCGACCCAGCATTCATCGAACCGATACGGTGCCGGCAGTATTCCGCCGTCTGCACATCGACCGTGAAGCACGATCCAGAATGGCTCCACAGAGTATCCGACGGCGTGTTCGTGGTCGCCGGCGCTCAGCTCGTCACCAAGGGGAAGTGGGCGAAGACGGTGCTCCATCTCCGCCTCCTCTTCGCTCACGTACCCAACTGCACCATCCTGAAGACCGAGTGGACTCGCGCACCTGCCACGTCTCCGAAGCGAGGCTTTTTGACAAACATGAGCACTGCATTCACGCAGCGTGATGCGCTGCCGACGACGACGACTGAATCTGCAGAGCTGAACTCCGGCGTGTGTCCGGATGGCCCGCCGGTGCCGGTGCAATCGAGGAAGCTGCTGAAGTTTGTGGACATGGCCGAAGTGGTCAGGGGCGCCCACAATGCGCCTGGGCATTGGCTGGTGACCGCAGCCAAGCTTGTCAAGAAAGAAGGGAAGATTGGGCTGCAGGTGAAGTTTTCTCTGCTCAACTACGTGTCGGGGACCGAGACGATGT